The following coding sequences lie in one Enterococcus sp. 9E7_DIV0242 genomic window:
- the lepB gene encoding signal peptidase I, whose product MKRNKLIKFRLKKRFPTKQKEFFISAFFFICIIGLLLLFFLKIRTHRIDGDSMKPTLHNGDRVAILKTDELKRYDLVTFIPEEEPNESYIKRIVGLPGDRIWVEGNALFINYQMGDSEPESNLPAKELPDGTLKVTITENVWNDVEHLEVIPADCYFVLGDNRTHSTDSRHLGLIKSEQIEGTVLFRYYPFSSIGNVN is encoded by the coding sequence CCGACAAAGCAGAAAGAGTTCTTTATTTCTGCTTTCTTCTTTATTTGTATTATCGGTTTACTTCTCCTGTTTTTCTTAAAGATACGCACACATCGGATTGATGGAGATTCGATGAAGCCGACATTGCATAATGGCGATCGTGTGGCTATTTTAAAAACGGATGAGTTGAAAAGATATGATTTGGTCACTTTCATACCGGAAGAGGAACCGAATGAATCTTATATTAAACGGATAGTTGGCTTACCAGGAGATCGAATCTGGGTAGAGGGAAATGCTCTGTTTATCAATTACCAAATGGGCGACAGTGAGCCGGAAAGTAATCTTCCGGCAAAAGAACTACCAGATGGAACATTGAAGGTAACAATTACAGAAAATGTCTGGAATGACGTGGAACATTTAGAGGTGATCCCTGCGGATTGTTATTTTGTATTGGGTGATAATCGGACACATTCAACAGATAGTCGTCATTTAGGACTGATTAAATCAGAACAAATAGAAGGGACTGTCCTGTTTCGGTATTATCCATTTTCGAGTATAGGAAATGTAAATTAA